One window of Oncorhynchus kisutch isolate 150728-3 unplaced genomic scaffold, Okis_V2 scaffold1082, whole genome shotgun sequence genomic DNA carries:
- the LOC109880205 gene encoding tax1-binding protein 1 homolog B isoform X3, with protein sequence MTLFLDGTSVGSAMDTSNFAHVIFQNVGKSYLPHAALECHYTLTQFIKPHQKDWVGIFKVGWSTARDYYTFLWCPVPEDHTEGTAIHRAVVFQGYYVPNDDGEFYQFCYVTHKGEIRGASTPFLFRAQSPSEDELLTVEDECNSDILVVTTRTGYLEQKMEEAHREKEELVQTMSLLQNEKVQLEEEKGRLHKECEQEKEKFAQLSRETQEVQVSCQALQEEREEVKRRLEEATARVLQLEDDLIRVTQKGLQKETELDSLKDRVKKLTLEKDGLESHQKDEKDEKELYKIHLKKRELENTKLSAELQMLKAVDVNKENTIAQFKEEVGRLRSFLTEKEKQHQEVLAQASPLSELKAMKEQLRQKEEQLQAKQQQASMLSAELRDASSARDRTMADLYRMRLETDALQQGKQEALAQCSRLEGLVKQLKDDAQQEAQAKSEVCRVEDEAGADPATMAELQREVEDEADPATVAELQREVEDLKLRLHMAAEHYKEKYKECQRLQRQVVKLSEQPGELRKNPAAETMAVPLSVSPDISVPGSPGSADPMLEAIIQEKLKGFSREASDRSDKYRKCKQMLSEEKERSCMFADELAKMEVKLKEQLKTNGSLKLQLAAEEDRYKSQVAEKGRALKELKDTLSALMKDKERLEEDLQTSAGAGRKTEAVVSEEMRIQSVFLQYPLPYPQDAPTPLLVPQSPTQLHFGNPYSTSDARDGADGEFSDDLLPRLPPVGPPSWDSNVVCIQPARNLSRPDGLEDPEEQQNNNNNGNANEQPAATTEPHSPFLNDGQTPLGFKPSVNVHMRCPLCELIFPPNYDQSKFAEHVESHWKVCPMCSEQFPLDCDQKVFENHVLTHFDSANVLNFD encoded by the exons GTTGGATGGAGCACAGCGAGGGACTATTACACATTCTTGTGGTGTCCTGTTCCTGAGGACCACACTGAGGGCACTGCCATCCACAGAGCCGTGGTGTTTCAAG GATACTACGTGCCCAACGATGATGGGGAGTTCTACCAGTTCTGCTATGTGACCCACAAGGGGGAGATCCGAGGGGCCAGCACGCCCTTCCTGTTCCGGGCTCAGAGCCCCTCAGAGGACGAGCTGCTGACTGTGGAGGATGAGTGCAACTCGGACATCCTGGTGGTGACCACCAGGACCGGATACCTGGAg CAAAAGATGGAGGAGGCccacagagagaaggaggagctGGTTCAGACCATGAGCCTCCTGCAGAATGAGAAGgtgcagctggaggaggagaaggggagactGCATAAAGAGTGTGAGCAGGAGAAAGAGAAGTTTGCCCAACTGAGTCGAGAGACCCAG gAGGTGCAGGTGTCGTGCCAGGCcctgcaggaggagagagaggaggtgaaaaGGAGGCTGGAGGAAGCCACAGCCAGGGTCCTGCAGTTGGAGGATGACCTGATAAGAGTCACCCAGAAGGGCCTGCAGAAAGAGACAGAGCTGGACAGCCTGAAGGACCGAGTGAAGAAGCTGACTCTGGAGAAGGACGGCCTGGAGTCACACCAGAAGGATGAGAAGGATGAGAAGGAGCTCtacaag ATCCACCTGAAGAAGCGTGAGCTGGAGAACACTAAGCTGAGTGCAGAGCTGCAGATGCTGAAGGCTGTGGATGTAAACAAGGAGAACACCATCGCTCAGTTCAAAGAGGAGGTGGGACGCCTCCGCTCCTTCCTCACTGAGAAGGAGAAACAACACCAGGAGGTCCTGGCCCAGGCCTCCCCCTTG AGTGAGCTGAAGGCCATGAAGGAACAGCTTCGTCAGAAGGAAGAGCAGCTTCAGGCCAAACAGCAGCAGGCCTCCATGTTGTCTGCTGAGCTGAGGGACGCGTCCAGCGCCCGCGACCGCACCATGGCTGACCTGTACCGCATGAGGCTGGAGACAGACGCCCTGCAGCAGGGGAAGCAGGAGGCCCTGGCCCAGTGTAGCCGTCTGGAGGGCCTGGTGAAACAGTTGAAGGATGACGCCCAGCAGGAGGCG CAGGCTAAGTCTGAGGTGTGCAGGGTGGAGGATGAGGCAGGGGCTGACCCAGCCACCATGGCTGAGctgcagagagaggtggaggatgaggcTGACCCAGCCACCGTGGCTGAGctgcagagagaggtggaggacctGAAGCTCCGGCTGCACATGGCTGCAGAACACTACAAAGAGAAGTACAAGGAGTGTCAGAGGCTGCAGAGACAGGTGGTCAAGCTCTCTGAACAACCTGgg GAACTGAGGAAGAACCCAGCAGCTGAGACCATGGccgtccctctgtctgtcagtccaGACATCTCTGTTCCAG GGAGTCCAGGTTCTGCTGACCCCATGCTGGAGGCCATCATCCAGGAGAAACTCAAAGGTTTCAGCAGAGAGGCATCCGACAGGAGCGACAAGTACAGGAAATGCAAACAGATGCTGAGT GAGGAGAAGGAGCGTAGCTGCATGTTTGCTGATGAGCTGGCCAAGATGGAGGTGAAGCTGAAGGAGCAGCTGAAGACCAACGGCAGCCTGAAGCTGCAGCTGGCAGCCGAGGAGGACCGCTACAAG AGTCAGGTGGCTGAGAAGGGGCGTGCACTGAAGGAACTGAAGGACACTCTGTCTGCTCTGATGAAGGACAAGGAGAGACTTGAGGAG GATCTCCAGACGAGTGCTGGTGCTGGTAGGAAGACGGAGGCTGTAGTGTCAGAGGAGATGAGAATTCAGTCTGTGTTCCTGCAGTATCCCCTGCCCTACCCCCAGGATGCCCCCACTCCACTGCTGGTCCCCCAGAGCCCCACACAGCTGCACTTTGGGAACCCCTACTCCACCTCAGACGCAAGAG ACGGAGCGGACGGGGAGTTCTCTGATGACCTGCTGCCCCGCCTTCCTCCTGTGGGCCCCCCCTCCTGGGATAGTAACGTGGTCTGCATCCAGCCAGCACGCAACCTCAGCCGGCCCGACGGCCTGGAGGACCCAGAGGAGCagcagaacaacaacaacaat GGCAATGCCAATGAACAGCCTGCAGCAACTACTGAACCCCACAGCCCATTCTTAAATGATGGACAGACTCCCCTTGGCTTCAAGCCcag TGTGAACGTCCACATGCGCTGTCCACTGTGCGAGTTGATCTTCCCGCCCAACTACGACCAGAGTAAGTTTGCGGAGCATGTAGAGAGCCACTGGAAGGTGTGCCCCATGTGCAGCGAGCAGTTCCCCCTCGACTGTGACCAGAAGGTCTTTGAGAACCACGTGCTCACCCACTTTGACTCCGCCAACGTGCTCAACTTTGACTAA
- the LOC109880205 gene encoding tax1-binding protein 1 homolog B isoform X2, whose translation MTLFLDGTSVGSAMDTSNFAHVIFQNVGKSYLPHAALECHYTLTQFIKPHQKDWVGIFKVGWSTARDYYTFLWCPVPEDHTEGTAIHRAVVFQGYYVPNDDGEFYQFCYVTHKGEIRGASTPFLFRAQSPSEDELLTVEDECNSDILVVTTRTGYLEQKMEEAHREKEELVQTMSLLQNEKVQLEEEKGRLHKECEQEKEKFAQLSRETQEVQVSCQALQEEREEVKRRLEEATARVLQLEDDLIRVTQKGLQKETELDSLKDRVKKLTLEKDGLESHQKDEKDEKELYKIHLKKRELENTKLSAELQMLKAVDVNKENTIAQFKEEVGRLRSFLTEKEKQHQEVLAQASPLSELKAMKEQLRQKEEQLQAKQQQASMLSAELRDASSARDRTMADLYRMRLETDALQQGKQEALAQCSRLEGLVKQLKDDAQQEAAKSEVCRVEDEAGADPATMAELQREVEDEADPATVAELQREVEDLKLRLHMAAEHYKEKYKECQRLQRQVVKLSEQPGELRKNPAAETMAVPLSVSPDISVPGSPGSADPMLEAIIQEKLKGFSREASDRSDKYRKCKQMLSEEKERSCMFADELAKMEVKLKEQLKTNGSLKLQLAAEEDRYKVHCRAVLQTGLRSAEEDRYKSQVAEKGRALKELKDTLSALMKDKERLEEDLQTSAGAGRKTEAVVSEEMRIQSVFLQYPLPYPQDAPTPLLVPQSPTQLHFGNPYSTSDARDGADGEFSDDLLPRLPPVGPPSWDSNVVCIQPARNLSRPDGLEDPEEQQNNNNNGNANEQPAATTEPHSPFLNDGQTPLGFKPSVNVHMRCPLCELIFPPNYDQSKFAEHVESHWKVCPMCSEQFPLDCDQKVFENHVLTHFDSANVLNFD comes from the exons GTTGGATGGAGCACAGCGAGGGACTATTACACATTCTTGTGGTGTCCTGTTCCTGAGGACCACACTGAGGGCACTGCCATCCACAGAGCCGTGGTGTTTCAAG GATACTACGTGCCCAACGATGATGGGGAGTTCTACCAGTTCTGCTATGTGACCCACAAGGGGGAGATCCGAGGGGCCAGCACGCCCTTCCTGTTCCGGGCTCAGAGCCCCTCAGAGGACGAGCTGCTGACTGTGGAGGATGAGTGCAACTCGGACATCCTGGTGGTGACCACCAGGACCGGATACCTGGAg CAAAAGATGGAGGAGGCccacagagagaaggaggagctGGTTCAGACCATGAGCCTCCTGCAGAATGAGAAGgtgcagctggaggaggagaaggggagactGCATAAAGAGTGTGAGCAGGAGAAAGAGAAGTTTGCCCAACTGAGTCGAGAGACCCAG gAGGTGCAGGTGTCGTGCCAGGCcctgcaggaggagagagaggaggtgaaaaGGAGGCTGGAGGAAGCCACAGCCAGGGTCCTGCAGTTGGAGGATGACCTGATAAGAGTCACCCAGAAGGGCCTGCAGAAAGAGACAGAGCTGGACAGCCTGAAGGACCGAGTGAAGAAGCTGACTCTGGAGAAGGACGGCCTGGAGTCACACCAGAAGGATGAGAAGGATGAGAAGGAGCTCtacaag ATCCACCTGAAGAAGCGTGAGCTGGAGAACACTAAGCTGAGTGCAGAGCTGCAGATGCTGAAGGCTGTGGATGTAAACAAGGAGAACACCATCGCTCAGTTCAAAGAGGAGGTGGGACGCCTCCGCTCCTTCCTCACTGAGAAGGAGAAACAACACCAGGAGGTCCTGGCCCAGGCCTCCCCCTTG AGTGAGCTGAAGGCCATGAAGGAACAGCTTCGTCAGAAGGAAGAGCAGCTTCAGGCCAAACAGCAGCAGGCCTCCATGTTGTCTGCTGAGCTGAGGGACGCGTCCAGCGCCCGCGACCGCACCATGGCTGACCTGTACCGCATGAGGCTGGAGACAGACGCCCTGCAGCAGGGGAAGCAGGAGGCCCTGGCCCAGTGTAGCCGTCTGGAGGGCCTGGTGAAACAGTTGAAGGATGACGCCCAGCAGGAGGCG GCTAAGTCTGAGGTGTGCAGGGTGGAGGATGAGGCAGGGGCTGACCCAGCCACCATGGCTGAGctgcagagagaggtggaggatgaggcTGACCCAGCCACCGTGGCTGAGctgcagagagaggtggaggacctGAAGCTCCGGCTGCACATGGCTGCAGAACACTACAAAGAGAAGTACAAGGAGTGTCAGAGGCTGCAGAGACAGGTGGTCAAGCTCTCTGAACAACCTGgg GAACTGAGGAAGAACCCAGCAGCTGAGACCATGGccgtccctctgtctgtcagtccaGACATCTCTGTTCCAG GGAGTCCAGGTTCTGCTGACCCCATGCTGGAGGCCATCATCCAGGAGAAACTCAAAGGTTTCAGCAGAGAGGCATCCGACAGGAGCGACAAGTACAGGAAATGCAAACAGATGCTGAGT GAGGAGAAGGAGCGTAGCTGCATGTTTGCTGATGAGCTGGCCAAGATGGAGGTGAAGCTGAAGGAGCAGCTGAAGACCAACGGCAGCCTGAAGCTGCAGCTGGCAGCCGAGGAGGACCGCTACAAGGTACATTGTAGAGCAGTACTACAGACAGGTCTGAGATCAGCCGAGGAGGACCGCTACAAG AGTCAGGTGGCTGAGAAGGGGCGTGCACTGAAGGAACTGAAGGACACTCTGTCTGCTCTGATGAAGGACAAGGAGAGACTTGAGGAG GATCTCCAGACGAGTGCTGGTGCTGGTAGGAAGACGGAGGCTGTAGTGTCAGAGGAGATGAGAATTCAGTCTGTGTTCCTGCAGTATCCCCTGCCCTACCCCCAGGATGCCCCCACTCCACTGCTGGTCCCCCAGAGCCCCACACAGCTGCACTTTGGGAACCCCTACTCCACCTCAGACGCAAGAG ACGGAGCGGACGGGGAGTTCTCTGATGACCTGCTGCCCCGCCTTCCTCCTGTGGGCCCCCCCTCCTGGGATAGTAACGTGGTCTGCATCCAGCCAGCACGCAACCTCAGCCGGCCCGACGGCCTGGAGGACCCAGAGGAGCagcagaacaacaacaacaat GGCAATGCCAATGAACAGCCTGCAGCAACTACTGAACCCCACAGCCCATTCTTAAATGATGGACAGACTCCCCTTGGCTTCAAGCCcag TGTGAACGTCCACATGCGCTGTCCACTGTGCGAGTTGATCTTCCCGCCCAACTACGACCAGAGTAAGTTTGCGGAGCATGTAGAGAGCCACTGGAAGGTGTGCCCCATGTGCAGCGAGCAGTTCCCCCTCGACTGTGACCAGAAGGTCTTTGAGAACCACGTGCTCACCCACTTTGACTCCGCCAACGTGCTCAACTTTGACTAA
- the LOC109880205 gene encoding tax1-binding protein 1 homolog B isoform X5 translates to MTLFLDGTSVGSAMDTSNFAHVIFQNVGKSYLPHAALECHYTLTQFIKPHQKDWVGIFKVGWSTARDYYTFLWCPVPEDHTEGTAIHRAVVFQGYYVPNDDGEFYQFCYVTHKGEIRGASTPFLFRAQSPSEDELLTVEDECNSDILVVTTRTGYLEQKMEEAHREKEELVQTMSLLQNEKVQLEEEKGRLHKECEQEKEKFAQLSRETQEVQVSCQALQEEREEVKRRLEEATARVLQLEDDLIRVTQKGLQKETELDSLKDRVKKLTLEKDGLESHQKDEKDEKELYKIHLKKRELENTKLSAELQMLKAVDVNKENTIAQFKEEVGRLRSFLTEKEKQHQEVLAQASPLSELKAMKEQLRQKEEQLQAKQQQASMLSAELRDASSARDRTMADLYRMRLETDALQQGKQEALAQCSRLEGLVKQLKDDAQQEAQAKSEVCRVEDEAGADPATMAELQREVEDEADPATVAELQREVEDLKLRLHMAAEHYKEKYKECQRLQRQVVKLSEQPGELRKNPAAETMAVPLSVSPDISVPGSPGSADPMLEAIIQEKLKGFSREASDRSDKYRKCKQMLSSQVAEKGRALKELKDTLSALMKDKERLEEDLQTSAGAGRKTEAVVSEEMRIQSVFLQYPLPYPQDAPTPLLVPQSPTQLHFGNPYSTSDARDGADGEFSDDLLPRLPPVGPPSWDSNVVCIQPARNLSRPDGLEDPEEQQNNNNNGNANEQPAATTEPHSPFLNDGQTPLGFKPSVNVHMRCPLCELIFPPNYDQSKFAEHVESHWKVCPMCSEQFPLDCDQKVFENHVLTHFDSANVLNFD, encoded by the exons GTTGGATGGAGCACAGCGAGGGACTATTACACATTCTTGTGGTGTCCTGTTCCTGAGGACCACACTGAGGGCACTGCCATCCACAGAGCCGTGGTGTTTCAAG GATACTACGTGCCCAACGATGATGGGGAGTTCTACCAGTTCTGCTATGTGACCCACAAGGGGGAGATCCGAGGGGCCAGCACGCCCTTCCTGTTCCGGGCTCAGAGCCCCTCAGAGGACGAGCTGCTGACTGTGGAGGATGAGTGCAACTCGGACATCCTGGTGGTGACCACCAGGACCGGATACCTGGAg CAAAAGATGGAGGAGGCccacagagagaaggaggagctGGTTCAGACCATGAGCCTCCTGCAGAATGAGAAGgtgcagctggaggaggagaaggggagactGCATAAAGAGTGTGAGCAGGAGAAAGAGAAGTTTGCCCAACTGAGTCGAGAGACCCAG gAGGTGCAGGTGTCGTGCCAGGCcctgcaggaggagagagaggaggtgaaaaGGAGGCTGGAGGAAGCCACAGCCAGGGTCCTGCAGTTGGAGGATGACCTGATAAGAGTCACCCAGAAGGGCCTGCAGAAAGAGACAGAGCTGGACAGCCTGAAGGACCGAGTGAAGAAGCTGACTCTGGAGAAGGACGGCCTGGAGTCACACCAGAAGGATGAGAAGGATGAGAAGGAGCTCtacaag ATCCACCTGAAGAAGCGTGAGCTGGAGAACACTAAGCTGAGTGCAGAGCTGCAGATGCTGAAGGCTGTGGATGTAAACAAGGAGAACACCATCGCTCAGTTCAAAGAGGAGGTGGGACGCCTCCGCTCCTTCCTCACTGAGAAGGAGAAACAACACCAGGAGGTCCTGGCCCAGGCCTCCCCCTTG AGTGAGCTGAAGGCCATGAAGGAACAGCTTCGTCAGAAGGAAGAGCAGCTTCAGGCCAAACAGCAGCAGGCCTCCATGTTGTCTGCTGAGCTGAGGGACGCGTCCAGCGCCCGCGACCGCACCATGGCTGACCTGTACCGCATGAGGCTGGAGACAGACGCCCTGCAGCAGGGGAAGCAGGAGGCCCTGGCCCAGTGTAGCCGTCTGGAGGGCCTGGTGAAACAGTTGAAGGATGACGCCCAGCAGGAGGCG CAGGCTAAGTCTGAGGTGTGCAGGGTGGAGGATGAGGCAGGGGCTGACCCAGCCACCATGGCTGAGctgcagagagaggtggaggatgaggcTGACCCAGCCACCGTGGCTGAGctgcagagagaggtggaggacctGAAGCTCCGGCTGCACATGGCTGCAGAACACTACAAAGAGAAGTACAAGGAGTGTCAGAGGCTGCAGAGACAGGTGGTCAAGCTCTCTGAACAACCTGgg GAACTGAGGAAGAACCCAGCAGCTGAGACCATGGccgtccctctgtctgtcagtccaGACATCTCTGTTCCAG GGAGTCCAGGTTCTGCTGACCCCATGCTGGAGGCCATCATCCAGGAGAAACTCAAAGGTTTCAGCAGAGAGGCATCCGACAGGAGCGACAAGTACAGGAAATGCAAACAGATGCTGAGT AGTCAGGTGGCTGAGAAGGGGCGTGCACTGAAGGAACTGAAGGACACTCTGTCTGCTCTGATGAAGGACAAGGAGAGACTTGAGGAG GATCTCCAGACGAGTGCTGGTGCTGGTAGGAAGACGGAGGCTGTAGTGTCAGAGGAGATGAGAATTCAGTCTGTGTTCCTGCAGTATCCCCTGCCCTACCCCCAGGATGCCCCCACTCCACTGCTGGTCCCCCAGAGCCCCACACAGCTGCACTTTGGGAACCCCTACTCCACCTCAGACGCAAGAG ACGGAGCGGACGGGGAGTTCTCTGATGACCTGCTGCCCCGCCTTCCTCCTGTGGGCCCCCCCTCCTGGGATAGTAACGTGGTCTGCATCCAGCCAGCACGCAACCTCAGCCGGCCCGACGGCCTGGAGGACCCAGAGGAGCagcagaacaacaacaacaat GGCAATGCCAATGAACAGCCTGCAGCAACTACTGAACCCCACAGCCCATTCTTAAATGATGGACAGACTCCCCTTGGCTTCAAGCCcag TGTGAACGTCCACATGCGCTGTCCACTGTGCGAGTTGATCTTCCCGCCCAACTACGACCAGAGTAAGTTTGCGGAGCATGTAGAGAGCCACTGGAAGGTGTGCCCCATGTGCAGCGAGCAGTTCCCCCTCGACTGTGACCAGAAGGTCTTTGAGAACCACGTGCTCACCCACTTTGACTCCGCCAACGTGCTCAACTTTGACTAA
- the LOC109880205 gene encoding tax1-binding protein 1 homolog B isoform X4 gives MTLFLDGTSVGSAMDTSNFAHVIFQNVGKSYLPHAALECHYTLTQFIKPHQKDWVGIFKVGWSTARDYYTFLWCPVPEDHTEGTAIHRAVVFQGYYVPNDDGEFYQFCYVTHKGEIRGASTPFLFRAQSPSEDELLTVEDECNSDILVVTTRTGYLEQKMEEAHREKEELVQTMSLLQNEKVQLEEEKGRLHKECEQEKEKFAQLSRETQEVQVSCQALQEEREEVKRRLEEATARVLQLEDDLIRVTQKGLQKETELDSLKDRVKKLTLEKDGLESHQKDEKDEKELYKIHLKKRELENTKLSAELQMLKAVDVNKENTIAQFKEEVGRLRSFLTEKEKQHQEVLAQASPLSELKAMKEQLRQKEEQLQAKQQQASMLSAELRDASSARDRTMADLYRMRLETDALQQGKQEALAQCSRLEGLVKQLKDDAQQEAAKSEVCRVEDEAGADPATMAELQREVEDEADPATVAELQREVEDLKLRLHMAAEHYKEKYKECQRLQRQVVKLSEQPGELRKNPAAETMAVPLSVSPDISVPGSPGSADPMLEAIIQEKLKGFSREASDRSDKYRKCKQMLSEEKERSCMFADELAKMEVKLKEQLKTNGSLKLQLAAEEDRYKSQVAEKGRALKELKDTLSALMKDKERLEEDLQTSAGAGRKTEAVVSEEMRIQSVFLQYPLPYPQDAPTPLLVPQSPTQLHFGNPYSTSDARDGADGEFSDDLLPRLPPVGPPSWDSNVVCIQPARNLSRPDGLEDPEEQQNNNNNGNANEQPAATTEPHSPFLNDGQTPLGFKPSVNVHMRCPLCELIFPPNYDQSKFAEHVESHWKVCPMCSEQFPLDCDQKVFENHVLTHFDSANVLNFD, from the exons GTTGGATGGAGCACAGCGAGGGACTATTACACATTCTTGTGGTGTCCTGTTCCTGAGGACCACACTGAGGGCACTGCCATCCACAGAGCCGTGGTGTTTCAAG GATACTACGTGCCCAACGATGATGGGGAGTTCTACCAGTTCTGCTATGTGACCCACAAGGGGGAGATCCGAGGGGCCAGCACGCCCTTCCTGTTCCGGGCTCAGAGCCCCTCAGAGGACGAGCTGCTGACTGTGGAGGATGAGTGCAACTCGGACATCCTGGTGGTGACCACCAGGACCGGATACCTGGAg CAAAAGATGGAGGAGGCccacagagagaaggaggagctGGTTCAGACCATGAGCCTCCTGCAGAATGAGAAGgtgcagctggaggaggagaaggggagactGCATAAAGAGTGTGAGCAGGAGAAAGAGAAGTTTGCCCAACTGAGTCGAGAGACCCAG gAGGTGCAGGTGTCGTGCCAGGCcctgcaggaggagagagaggaggtgaaaaGGAGGCTGGAGGAAGCCACAGCCAGGGTCCTGCAGTTGGAGGATGACCTGATAAGAGTCACCCAGAAGGGCCTGCAGAAAGAGACAGAGCTGGACAGCCTGAAGGACCGAGTGAAGAAGCTGACTCTGGAGAAGGACGGCCTGGAGTCACACCAGAAGGATGAGAAGGATGAGAAGGAGCTCtacaag ATCCACCTGAAGAAGCGTGAGCTGGAGAACACTAAGCTGAGTGCAGAGCTGCAGATGCTGAAGGCTGTGGATGTAAACAAGGAGAACACCATCGCTCAGTTCAAAGAGGAGGTGGGACGCCTCCGCTCCTTCCTCACTGAGAAGGAGAAACAACACCAGGAGGTCCTGGCCCAGGCCTCCCCCTTG AGTGAGCTGAAGGCCATGAAGGAACAGCTTCGTCAGAAGGAAGAGCAGCTTCAGGCCAAACAGCAGCAGGCCTCCATGTTGTCTGCTGAGCTGAGGGACGCGTCCAGCGCCCGCGACCGCACCATGGCTGACCTGTACCGCATGAGGCTGGAGACAGACGCCCTGCAGCAGGGGAAGCAGGAGGCCCTGGCCCAGTGTAGCCGTCTGGAGGGCCTGGTGAAACAGTTGAAGGATGACGCCCAGCAGGAGGCG GCTAAGTCTGAGGTGTGCAGGGTGGAGGATGAGGCAGGGGCTGACCCAGCCACCATGGCTGAGctgcagagagaggtggaggatgaggcTGACCCAGCCACCGTGGCTGAGctgcagagagaggtggaggacctGAAGCTCCGGCTGCACATGGCTGCAGAACACTACAAAGAGAAGTACAAGGAGTGTCAGAGGCTGCAGAGACAGGTGGTCAAGCTCTCTGAACAACCTGgg GAACTGAGGAAGAACCCAGCAGCTGAGACCATGGccgtccctctgtctgtcagtccaGACATCTCTGTTCCAG GGAGTCCAGGTTCTGCTGACCCCATGCTGGAGGCCATCATCCAGGAGAAACTCAAAGGTTTCAGCAGAGAGGCATCCGACAGGAGCGACAAGTACAGGAAATGCAAACAGATGCTGAGT GAGGAGAAGGAGCGTAGCTGCATGTTTGCTGATGAGCTGGCCAAGATGGAGGTGAAGCTGAAGGAGCAGCTGAAGACCAACGGCAGCCTGAAGCTGCAGCTGGCAGCCGAGGAGGACCGCTACAAG AGTCAGGTGGCTGAGAAGGGGCGTGCACTGAAGGAACTGAAGGACACTCTGTCTGCTCTGATGAAGGACAAGGAGAGACTTGAGGAG GATCTCCAGACGAGTGCTGGTGCTGGTAGGAAGACGGAGGCTGTAGTGTCAGAGGAGATGAGAATTCAGTCTGTGTTCCTGCAGTATCCCCTGCCCTACCCCCAGGATGCCCCCACTCCACTGCTGGTCCCCCAGAGCCCCACACAGCTGCACTTTGGGAACCCCTACTCCACCTCAGACGCAAGAG ACGGAGCGGACGGGGAGTTCTCTGATGACCTGCTGCCCCGCCTTCCTCCTGTGGGCCCCCCCTCCTGGGATAGTAACGTGGTCTGCATCCAGCCAGCACGCAACCTCAGCCGGCCCGACGGCCTGGAGGACCCAGAGGAGCagcagaacaacaacaacaat GGCAATGCCAATGAACAGCCTGCAGCAACTACTGAACCCCACAGCCCATTCTTAAATGATGGACAGACTCCCCTTGGCTTCAAGCCcag TGTGAACGTCCACATGCGCTGTCCACTGTGCGAGTTGATCTTCCCGCCCAACTACGACCAGAGTAAGTTTGCGGAGCATGTAGAGAGCCACTGGAAGGTGTGCCCCATGTGCAGCGAGCAGTTCCCCCTCGACTGTGACCAGAAGGTCTTTGAGAACCACGTGCTCACCCACTTTGACTCCGCCAACGTGCTCAACTTTGACTAA